The following proteins are co-located in the Desulfatitalea tepidiphila genome:
- the folE2 gene encoding GTP cyclohydrolase FolE2: MQDVQSQPDTRNIPIDEVGIKNLRYPITVLDRREGRQATVATINMYVDLPHNYKGTHMSRFVEMLHLLKAEISLKRFAELLDQMKKHLNAASAHIEITFPYFIEKKAPISGAPGLMDYTCRITGSSDSRDRVDLMTEVNVPVTSVCPCSKAISDEGAHNQRGQVKLQTRFKRFIWLEDMIELVESCASCDVYSVLKRVDEKEVTEKSYGNPKFVEDIVRDIAARLLEDDNITWFSVSAENFESIHNHSAYAHIVSGQPPARH, encoded by the coding sequence ATGCAAGACGTACAAAGCCAGCCCGATACCCGCAATATCCCCATCGATGAAGTCGGCATTAAAAATTTGCGCTATCCCATCACGGTGCTCGATCGGCGGGAGGGGCGGCAGGCCACTGTCGCGACGATCAATATGTATGTGGACTTGCCGCACAACTACAAAGGCACCCACATGAGCCGGTTCGTGGAGATGCTCCACCTGCTCAAAGCCGAAATCTCCCTCAAGCGGTTCGCCGAGTTGCTCGACCAGATGAAAAAGCATCTCAATGCCGCATCGGCCCATATCGAGATCACGTTTCCCTATTTCATCGAGAAAAAGGCGCCCATCAGCGGCGCACCGGGGCTCATGGACTACACCTGCCGCATCACCGGGTCCAGCGATTCCAGGGACCGGGTCGATTTGATGACCGAAGTGAACGTTCCGGTCACTTCGGTCTGCCCCTGCTCCAAAGCGATCAGTGATGAAGGCGCCCATAATCAACGGGGGCAGGTGAAGCTGCAAACCCGCTTCAAACGGTTCATCTGGCTGGAAGACATGATCGAACTGGTCGAATCCTGCGCGTCCTGCGACGTCTATTCGGTACTCAAGCGGGTCGACGAAAAGGAAGTGACCGAGAAGAGTTACGGCAATCCCAAGTTTGTCGAAGATATCGTGAGGGATATCGCGGCGCGACTTCTCGAAGACGACAACATCACCTGGTTCTCGGTGAGCGCCGAAAATTTCGAATCGATCCACAACCACAGTGCCTACGCCCACATCGTAAGCGGTCAGCCGCCTGCGAGGCATTGA
- a CDS encoding tRNA 2-thiocytidine biosynthesis TtcA family protein, producing the protein MPKSSNIFKILNRSMGKALHAYDMIADDDRIAVGLSGGKDSWALLWLLTERQPRVPVNYSLFPIHVDLGFGGDGAVRIERYGRQMGWPVRIEFTDFGRVAHSDVNRENPCFLCARRRRQRLFETAEALGCNKVALGHNKDDIIETFF; encoded by the coding sequence TTGCCTAAATCCAGCAACATATTCAAGATCCTCAACAGATCCATGGGAAAGGCCTTGCATGCCTACGACATGATCGCGGACGACGATCGAATCGCGGTGGGTCTTTCCGGTGGCAAGGATAGCTGGGCGCTTCTCTGGCTTCTCACGGAGCGGCAACCCCGCGTACCTGTCAATTACAGTCTTTTTCCGATTCATGTCGATCTGGGATTCGGTGGAGACGGCGCCGTGCGAATCGAACGTTACGGCCGCCAGATGGGTTGGCCGGTTCGGATCGAGTTCACCGATTTCGGCCGGGTGGCCCACAGCGATGTGAACCGGGAAAATCCCTGTTTCCTCTGTGCCCGCAGAAGACGGCAGCGGCTTTTCGAAACGGCGGAGGCCTTGGGCTGCAACAAGGTGGCGCTGGGTCACAACAAAGACGATATCATCGAGACTTTTTTTTGA
- the rpoZ gene encoding DNA-directed RNA polymerase subunit omega — protein MARITIEDCLKRVGNRFKLVHMAASRVRQIREGSEYLVSSPKNEDIVVALRELAAGKVMEKKKQLELE, from the coding sequence GTGGCAAGAATCACCATTGAGGATTGTTTAAAAAGAGTAGGCAATCGTTTTAAGTTGGTCCACATGGCTGCCTCGCGGGTGCGCCAGATTCGGGAAGGTTCCGAATATCTCGTCAGTTCACCCAAGAATGAGGATATCGTGGTGGCGTTGCGTGAGCTTGCAGCGGGTAAGGTGATGGAAAAGAAGAAACAACTGGAGTTGGAATAG
- the greA gene encoding transcription elongation factor GreA, whose protein sequence is MEKIPITPQGYEVLKKELSHLMSVERPRVIKAIEEARAHGDLSENAEFEAAKERQAFIEARVNELNYKLGNAQIINPEALPKDRAVFASRVLLSNVETGEDVEYQLVGPDESDIREGRISVASPLGQAIIGKKPGDEIVLQAPGGKRVYELVEIL, encoded by the coding sequence TTGGAAAAAATCCCCATTACCCCTCAAGGATACGAGGTGCTAAAAAAGGAATTAAGCCACCTGATGTCGGTTGAGCGCCCCCGGGTCATCAAGGCGATCGAGGAGGCACGTGCCCACGGCGACCTGTCGGAAAACGCCGAGTTCGAGGCGGCCAAAGAGCGCCAGGCTTTTATAGAGGCACGGGTCAACGAGCTGAACTACAAGCTGGGGAACGCTCAGATCATCAATCCAGAGGCTTTGCCCAAGGACCGTGCCGTCTTTGCCAGTCGGGTCCTGCTGTCCAACGTGGAAACCGGGGAAGATGTGGAGTATCAATTGGTGGGGCCGGATGAGTCGGACATTCGCGAAGGGCGCATTTCGGTCGCTTCACCGTTAGGCCAGGCCATCATCGGCAAAAAGCCGGGGGATGAAATCGTGCTCCAGGCGCCTGGCGGAAAAAGAGTTTACGAGTTGGTGGAAATCTTATAA
- the tsaB gene encoding tRNA (adenosine(37)-N6)-threonylcarbamoyltransferase complex dimerization subunit type 1 TsaB codes for MRMLCVDTSTEVCGIGLAVDGRCQLEMILNPGLTHTRVLMEGIRTGIAILRWEPTELDAVAVTRGPGSFTGLRIGISAVKGLAFALGKPLIGVSSLEVLAHQATEGYPSVCPMIDARRKEVYWSLFHRTDHGLQRVCEERVGAAADVAGRVAGRCLFIGNGALLYAKELKARCPDADVAGATELTVPRPAVLARLAAMQMAKGTIEDIHGFRPVYLRKSDAEINR; via the coding sequence ATGCGAATGCTCTGCGTGGATACGTCGACCGAGGTGTGCGGTATTGGGCTGGCGGTGGATGGGCGTTGCCAGTTGGAAATGATACTTAACCCCGGGCTGACCCACACCAGGGTCTTGATGGAGGGTATCCGAACGGGGATAGCGATCCTGCGCTGGGAACCGACGGAATTGGATGCGGTGGCTGTGACGCGTGGGCCGGGCAGTTTCACCGGGCTGCGCATCGGGATCAGTGCCGTTAAGGGCCTCGCTTTTGCCTTGGGGAAACCCTTGATCGGCGTTTCATCGCTGGAGGTATTGGCCCATCAGGCGACTGAAGGATACCCGTCGGTCTGCCCGATGATCGACGCACGACGCAAAGAGGTCTACTGGTCGCTGTTTCATCGAACCGATCATGGATTGCAGCGGGTGTGTGAAGAGCGGGTTGGTGCGGCTGCCGATGTGGCCGGTCGAGTGGCCGGCCGATGTCTTTTTATCGGAAACGGCGCCCTCTTGTACGCGAAAGAGCTGAAAGCACGATGCCCCGATGCCGACGTTGCCGGGGCGACCGAACTCACTGTGCCCCGTCCGGCCGTCCTTGCCAGGTTGGCCGCCATGCAAATGGCAAAAGGGACCATAGAAGACATTCATGGTTTTCGCCCCGTCTACCTGCGAAAGTCGGATGCCGAAATAAACAGGTGA